In the genome of Cheilinus undulatus linkage group 6, ASM1832078v1, whole genome shotgun sequence, one region contains:
- the znf451 gene encoding E3 SUMO-protein ligase ZNF451, which translates to MSSPAQADEDEVEEVEFISEGPLRPVLECIDLLSDSEDEGCSGTIEDKIACQKRRVSSTLDRLAHQVALEKKERANKCKAFKEKQILQKAHGQQELAFSPANGVNREAKHCVDMWLKMPGVKPGMISTGFNFRRRHREPTFPRESSTKHSCPVINCGRVFDNVSLLGGHLKRFDHSPCDPTITLKGSPPELFACVACGKHFQTKEAWKNHLQSKISSSTPDDHSINQIYQRIVCFACPACYLLFNIRDECLQHMSAKNHFTESLAMNETTRRAVPVPIPQYVKNCLIALCNDTMFNVRCSLCFKVLTSHQAAQAHFNVHCRQGCAVAKADKTIAQVMKQLQVLGQCSTCCKLFFSQAEIERHKELTQHDVEVNQTMEKAVLQHCRFSEIQHRQKTEDTQGKRQSTGLETSFQKRNKKGSHDEEFPAKRQKLSISVNSSTTTLWYCECGQHFPEEAAASKHLLAANQIFHQCGVCGKHMGESSIARLHMSRFHGGAHLSNFLFFCRKCKLTKPRYPDILSHLSEAHSGHTYYTEQEVPEEVAGVIDAKPSTSSKVVSCSSSKSTVQQNTEEMSSLTARQTWMCRMCEDVFDSEADVHKHCSDVNSHSYQKFICGHCPQKFFKESTVRRHCMNEHNGELKSFHFCGLCDSMQFDSNVEFLEHYKSLHSKDYYCMNDAEVEQPTAAESISQLTCPCMGTEQSKGERKAMYTQCMRNLSAKGKCQFVCDHCSVSMPSYPQMKTHIHTQHPDFSLAKTFDVQCKTCQETFPDVPSFHKHHHTKHCTLEPCRTMSTTCRKGVKEEPSTVNILDAVEIKPGTNDVEDEVLEKVLKIDQANKKTEEHEHDSEEEMNYALSVSAEEARESARESADLEEALKRSLLEF; encoded by the exons ATGTCTTCGCCCGCTCAAGCCGACGAAGATGAGGTGGAAGAAGTGGAGTTTATATCA gaGGGTCCACTCAGACCAGTATTGGAATGTATCGATCTACTGAGTGACAGTGAGGATGAGGGATGTTCAGGCACT attgAAGATAAAATCGCCTGTCAAAAGAGGCGTGTTTCATCCACTTTGGACAGACTAGCACATCAGGTGGCTctagagaagaaagaaagagcaaATAAATGTAAAGCATTTAAG gagaaGCAAATCCTACAAAAAGCTCATGGACAGCAGGAGTTGGCTTTTAGTCCTGCCAATGGAGTGAATCGGGAAGCTAAGCACTGTGTAGACATGTGGTTAAAGATGCCAG GTGTGAAACCTGGAATGATCAGTACTGGTTTTAATTTTAGAAGAAGACACAGAGAACCCACTTTCCCTAGAGAGAGTTCAACAAAACACAGCTGTCCAGTGATTAACTGTGGTCGAGTTTTCGATAATGTGTCCCTCCTGGGCGGGCACTTAAAAAG gTTTGATCACTCTCCCTGTGACCCAACCATCACTCTTAAAGGAAGTCCACCTGAGCTGTTTGCATGTGTTGCCTGTGGTAAACATTTCCAGACTAAAGAAGCATGGAAGAATCATCTGCAGTCTAAG ATATCCTCATCTACCCCTGATGATCACAGCATCAATCAGATTTATCAGCGGATTGTGTGTTTTGCCTGTCCCGCCTGCTACCTGCTTTTCAACATCCGAGATGAGTGCCTTCAGCACATGTCAGCTAAAAACCATTTCACAGAGTCACTCGCCATGAATG aaacTACCAGAAGAGCAGTGCCGGTACCAATTCCCCAGTACGTGAAGAACTGCCTCATTGCTTTGTGCAATGATACAATGTTTAATGTCAGATGCTCTCTATGTTTCAAAGTACTGACTTCACATCAGGCAGCACAAGCTCACTTTAA CGTTCACTGCAGACAGGGCTGTGCTGTAGCCAAGGCTGATAAAACCATAGCTCAGGTAATGAAACAGCTACAAGTGCTAGGGCAGTGCTCCACATGCTGTAAACTCTTTTTCAGCCAAGCTGAAATTGAGAGGCATAAAGAGTTGACCCAGCATGATGTGGAGGTCAACCAAACAATGGAGAAAGCAGTCCTTCAACACTGCAGGTTTAGTGAAAttcaacacagacagaaaactgaAGACACCCAGGGGAAAAGACAGTCTACTGGCCTTGAAACATCGTTCCAGAAAAGAAACAAGAAGGGGAGCCATGATGAAGAATTTCCAGCCAAACGGCAGAAACTGAGCATCAGTGTGAACAGCAGTACTACAACATTATGGTACTGCGAGTGTGGTCAACATTTTCCTGAGGAGGCTGCAGCCAGTAAGCATTTGTTGGCTGCAAACCAGATTTTCCATCAGTGTGGAGTGTGTGGCAAACACATGGGTGAATCCTCTATAGCCCGCCTGCACATGAGTCGCTTTCACGGAGGAGCTCATCTCTCtaattttctcttcttttgccGCAAGTGCAAATTGACAAAGCCTCGGTACCCAGATATCTTGTCTCATTTGTCAGAAGCTCATAGTGGTCACACCTATTACACTGAACAAGAAGTGCCAGAGGAGGTGGCTGGAGTCATAGATGCCAAGCCATCGACGAGCAGTAAAGTTGTTTCTTGTTCATCCTCAAAGTCCACAGTCCAGCAGAATACAGAAGAGATGTCTTCATTAACGGCACGTCAGACCTGGATGTGCAGAATGTGTGAGGATGTCTTTGACTCAGAAGCAGACGTCCACAAACACTGCAGCGACGTGAACAGTCACAGCTACCAGAAATTCATCTGTGGACACTGCCCACAAAAGTTTTTCAAGGAGTCCACTGTACGCAGACACTGCATGAACGAGCACAACGGCGAGTTGAAGAGTTTCCACTTCTGCGGCCTCTGTGACAGCATGCAGTTTGACTCTAATGTAGAGTTCTTGGAGCATTACAAGAGTCTTCACAGTAAGGACTACTACTGTATGAACGATGCTGAAGTTGAGCAGCCTACTGCTGCTGAAAGCATCAGCCAGCTGACGTGCCCATGCATGGGTACAGAACAAAGCAAAGGGGAAAGGAAAGCTATGTACACACAGTGCATGAGGAATCTGTCTGCCAAGGGAAAATGTCAGTTTGTGTGTGATCACTGCAGTGTGTCCATGCCTTCCTACCCACAGATGAAAACTCACATCCACACACAACATCCAGATTTTAGCCTGGCAAAGACCTTTGACGTACAATGCAAAACCTGCCAGGAGACGTTTCCAGATGTACCAAGTTTCCATAAACACCATcacaccaaacactgtacaCTGGAGCCGTGCAGGACAATGTCCACGACCTGCAGGAAAGGCGTGAAAGAAGAACCGAGCACTGTTAACATACTTGATGCTGTTGAGATCAAGCCAGGCACCAATG atgttgaAGACGAGGTGCTAGAGAAGGTCTTGAAGATAGATCAGGCCAACAAGAAGACTGAAGAGCATGAAC ATGACTCTGAGGAAGAGATGAACTATGCATTGTCTGTGAGTGCAGAAGAAGCAAGAGAGTCAGCGAGAGAGTCAGCAG acttaGAAGAAGCACTTAAAAGAAGTCTCTTGGAGTTTTAA
- the bag2 gene encoding BAG family molecular chaperone regulator 2: protein MAQAKIHAKMNEAPCKFSRTLSMADRSGRLLESLDQLELRVEALREAASAMEQERECILEMLQSIQNSQEMRNICAGEREELDLTANRLMGRTLSVEISVGTIRNSQQEEALNKATSIIDEIVKKLLDDMAGSRQKLLALHAACVTEAPPVPIDQKFQALVISCALEDQKKIKRRLETLLRNVENAEKNIKIMDHQKLENPKTNGCK, encoded by the exons ATGGCTCAGGCGAAAATCCACGCTAAGATGAACGAAGCTCCGTGCAAGTTCAGCAGGACCCTGTCCATGGCTGATCGCTCCGGACGACTTCTGGAAAGTTTGGACCAGCTGGAGCTGAG GGTGGAGGCTCTTCGTGAAGCAGCATCGGCCATGGAGCAGGAAAGGGAGTGCATCCTGGAAATGCTTCAGTCCATTCAGAACAGTCAAGAAATGCGGAACATCTGTGCTG GCGAGAGAGAAGAGCTAGATCTAACTGCAAACCGTCTGATGGGCCGCACGCTGTCTGTGGAGATCTCTGTTGGCACCATCAGAAACTCCCAGCAGGAGGAGGCGCTGAACAAAGCCACATCTATTATTGATGAAATTGTTAAAAAGCTGCTGGACGACATGGCAGGCAGCCGACAGAAGCTGCTGGCCCTGCATGCGGCCTGTGTGACCGAGGCTCCTCCTGTTCCCATTGATCAGAAGTTTCAGGCCTTAGTGATCAGCTGCGCCCTGGAGGACCAGAAGAAGATCAAGAGGAGGCTGGAGACTCTGTTAAGGAATgttgaaaatgctgaaaagaaCATCAAGATTATGGATCACCAAAAACTGGAAAACCCAAAAACTAATGGGTGTAAATGA